The Candidatus Nitrosymbiomonas proteolyticus genome has a segment encoding these proteins:
- a CDS encoding glycosyltransferase family 4 protein, with product MPERRLRIAVFSDSALPVLNGVSISVDTMIRQLRDRGHSVHLYTASSKGCKDSDPNTYRFRAIEVPWTKGYSLAVPPFYWMLKKFRANEYDLIHTHTPFTIGFVGLRWAESHEVPIVATYHTLYDRYAHYIPLFPRRYVRFKLAKHTSFYYNRVRHVIVPSQAAQKWLQRHSVTSPITVIPTASAQRRMIDRSEIRQRLGIAPDHKVLLYVGRIAKEKNLPTLLQMARLVMRQDPIVRLVLVGDGPYREECMRLARDLAVGDRVRFEGFVPRDKVDEYYAASDLFVFSSITETQGLVVQEAMAYGLPAVAVTGGGASECIESGVNGIVVRNDPVEFADAVLEVLADERAHSELSANAAKAARTTSATEMADRILEVYRGVLSIPAKVAPSGQGIVR from the coding sequence TTGCCCGAGCGAAGATTGCGGATCGCGGTCTTCTCCGATAGCGCGCTCCCCGTCCTCAACGGGGTCAGCATTAGCGTCGATACCATGATCCGCCAGCTTCGCGACCGTGGGCACAGCGTCCACCTCTATACCGCGTCGTCCAAGGGGTGCAAGGACAGCGATCCGAACACCTACCGCTTCCGCGCGATCGAAGTCCCTTGGACGAAGGGCTATTCGCTCGCGGTTCCGCCCTTTTATTGGATGCTGAAGAAGTTCCGGGCGAACGAATACGACCTGATTCACACGCACACCCCGTTCACCATCGGCTTCGTGGGGCTTAGGTGGGCGGAATCGCACGAGGTCCCGATCGTCGCGACGTATCACACGCTCTACGACCGATACGCCCATTACATCCCGCTGTTCCCCCGAAGGTACGTTAGGTTCAAGCTCGCCAAACACACCAGCTTCTATTACAACCGGGTGCGCCACGTGATCGTCCCGAGCCAAGCGGCCCAGAAATGGCTGCAAAGGCACTCGGTTACGAGCCCGATCACCGTCATCCCGACCGCCTCCGCGCAGCGGCGCATGATCGATCGAAGCGAGATTCGGCAGCGGCTGGGAATCGCGCCCGATCATAAGGTCCTGCTCTACGTCGGGCGAATCGCGAAGGAGAAAAACCTTCCGACTTTGCTTCAAATGGCAAGGCTCGTCATGCGTCAGGACCCGATCGTCCGCCTGGTGCTCGTGGGCGACGGGCCCTATCGCGAGGAGTGCATGAGGCTGGCGCGCGACCTCGCCGTCGGCGATCGGGTCCGCTTCGAGGGCTTTGTCCCACGGGACAAGGTGGACGAGTACTACGCCGCTTCGGATCTGTTCGTCTTCAGTTCGATCACCGAGACGCAAGGGCTGGTCGTTCAGGAGGCGATGGCCTACGGCCTCCCCGCCGTCGCAGTCACGGGTGGAGGAGCGAGCGAGTGCATCGAGTCGGGCGTCAACGGCATCGTCGTGCGCAACGATCCGGTCGAGTTCGCGGACGCGGTGCTTGAAGTGCTCGCCGACGAGCGGGCGCACTCCGAACTGTCGGCGAACGCGGCCAAGGCGGCTCGAACCACCTCCGCAACGGAGATGGCCGACCGCATTCTCGAAGTCTATCGGGGCGTGCTCTCGATCCCCGCGAAGGTCGCGCCAAGCGGGCAGGGCATTGTCCGCTGA
- a CDS encoding histidine kinase — translation MGAQGQPPTAPVFRTVTVGVNKDYPPFEYLDSTGEVAGWDVEMFREAARIAGIKAQFVHGSWAEIREQFERGEIDALAGMLWSEERAKSVEFTRAHMDVLYGIYVRGLDSGAALEDFKGRKILVEERSLVHEEMVRLGYADDLIPVESEPETLRRLAQGEGDCAIAPLLIGNEWNSHREPLDVTPSRALLFRGRLCFAVRKGDTELARALDLALGKILTSGQYDRLWGSVFPKKNTASTATPPLAYWLLLPVGGALLVAAAWYYTIRRQVVKKTLFIKEELQRSEAMREALANSELLYRSAIEATKGVPYRLRYDNPDDPTGREGHYEFLGEGIEALVGVPASQLDWNTMGTIAHYTYDGGQTTQEELQSRAKLYRTGKLPRWHGEFAVRHPDGTVRWLQDDAIPVLDESAQRVIGSLGILHDITERKESERRIRSLNSELEARVRERTSDLQRTVSDLESFTYTVAHDLREPIRAISLLAGLIKEDSSTQVEPMTIDSLDRIEQSAQRLSRLVDGMLKLSRVSRTEITKEDVNLSAIAEDVAAHLMALRPYRDLRFRIEPDVLAHGDPDLLRSLIENLLSNAAKFSCQVDQPLIEFGATESKGRRVYFVKDNGVGFDPRYADKLFRPFERLHDSSDFPGSGVGLATVQRVVERHGGTVWASSGSGEGATFFFELGSDDNQATPPSPLE, via the coding sequence TTGGGGGCTCAGGGGCAGCCACCGACAGCGCCAGTCTTCCGAACCGTCACCGTTGGCGTCAACAAGGACTACCCTCCGTTCGAATACCTGGACTCAACTGGCGAGGTTGCTGGATGGGATGTAGAAATGTTTCGGGAAGCTGCCCGCATCGCTGGGATCAAGGCCCAGTTCGTACACGGGTCGTGGGCGGAAATCCGCGAGCAGTTTGAGAGGGGTGAAATAGATGCGCTGGCGGGAATGTTGTGGTCCGAAGAGCGCGCAAAGAGCGTCGAATTCACGCGTGCGCATATGGACGTTTTGTACGGAATCTATGTACGGGGTCTGGACTCGGGCGCGGCACTGGAGGACTTCAAGGGGCGCAAGATACTCGTCGAAGAAAGGAGTCTCGTTCACGAGGAGATGGTCCGTCTCGGCTATGCGGACGATCTGATTCCGGTAGAAAGCGAGCCAGAGACCCTCCGCCGACTCGCCCAGGGGGAGGGAGATTGCGCGATCGCCCCCCTGCTGATCGGCAATGAATGGAATAGCCATCGAGAGCCCCTCGATGTCACCCCTAGTCGGGCCTTGCTTTTCCGAGGACGCCTCTGCTTTGCTGTGCGAAAAGGCGACACGGAACTTGCCCGCGCGCTTGACCTGGCGCTAGGGAAAATACTGACCTCGGGCCAATACGACCGGCTGTGGGGCTCAGTCTTCCCCAAGAAGAACACCGCGTCTACAGCGACCCCTCCCCTGGCCTACTGGCTTCTGCTCCCCGTCGGTGGCGCGCTCCTCGTCGCGGCGGCCTGGTACTACACCATCCGGCGGCAGGTGGTCAAGAAGACCCTCTTCATCAAGGAAGAGCTCCAACGGAGCGAGGCCATGCGCGAGGCCCTCGCCAACTCGGAACTGCTCTATCGGAGCGCCATCGAAGCCACCAAAGGCGTGCCGTACCGCTTGAGATACGACAACCCCGACGATCCCACCGGCCGCGAAGGGCACTATGAGTTCTTGGGGGAGGGGATCGAAGCGCTCGTGGGCGTTCCCGCTTCCCAGCTCGACTGGAACACGATGGGGACGATCGCCCATTACACCTACGACGGGGGTCAAACCACGCAGGAAGAGCTTCAGTCGAGGGCCAAACTCTACCGAACGGGCAAGCTTCCGCGCTGGCACGGGGAGTTCGCCGTTCGCCACCCCGACGGAACGGTTCGTTGGTTGCAGGACGACGCTATTCCCGTTCTGGATGAATCTGCGCAAAGGGTCATTGGCTCGCTGGGCATCCTCCATGATATCACCGAGCGGAAAGAGTCGGAAAGGCGGATTCGCTCGCTGAACTCCGAACTCGAGGCGCGGGTCCGCGAGCGCACGAGCGACTTGCAGCGAACCGTGAGCGACCTCGAGTCGTTTACCTACACCGTTGCCCACGACCTCCGCGAGCCGATCCGCGCCATCAGCCTCCTTGCCGGCCTCATCAAGGAGGACAGTTCGACCCAGGTCGAGCCCATGACGATCGACTCTCTCGACCGCATCGAGCAGTCCGCCCAGCGCCTTTCGAGGTTGGTCGACGGGATGTTGAAGCTGTCCAGGGTCTCGCGAACCGAGATCACCAAGGAGGACGTGAACTTGTCGGCGATCGCCGAGGACGTCGCCGCCCACCTGATGGCCCTCAGGCCGTACCGAGACCTCCGATTCCGAATCGAGCCCGACGTCCTTGCGCACGGCGACCCGGACCTCCTGAGATCGCTCATCGAGAACCTGCTCTCCAACGCGGCCAAGTTTTCGTGCCAGGTGGACCAGCCGCTGATCGAATTCGGCGCCACCGAGTCGAAGGGTCGCAGGGTGTACTTCGTCAAGGACAACGGCGTGGGGTTCGACCCTCGCTACGCCGACAAGCTCTTCCGGCCGTTCGAACGGCTCCACGATTCGTCGGACTTTCCCGGATCTGGGGTGGGCCTCGCCACGGTGCAACGGGTCGTCGAGAGGCATGGCGGGACGGTGTGGGCGTCTTCCGGAAGCGGCGAGGGGGCGACGTTCTTCTTCGAGTTGGGGTCCGACGACAACCAGGCGACGCCCCCCAGTCCGTTAGAATAA
- a CDS encoding ferredoxin-NADP reductase translates to MRRVDVTIVGGGPVGLFAAFYAGMRGMSVRILDSLEELGGQLVALYPEKYVYDMPGFPKILAKDLASEMIAQGSAFSPEIVLGVTAETLHEESEGYAIETQDGRRWPTRTVIVSAGAGAFSPTKLGVDREGEFEGRGLSYGVRRTEDFRDKRVAIVGGGDSAFDWCLHLHPVARSVTLIHRRDQFRAHEESVRRVRESGVEMKLWRTVQALRGEERIQEIEMENSQTGEREILPVDALVVTIGFKSSLGPLKDWGLGITRNQIEVHPTTFETCRKGVFAVGDVCAYENKLKLIATGVGEAVTAVCVAKTYLDPGAKLFPGHSSDMDLGL, encoded by the coding sequence ATGCGTCGGGTGGATGTGACGATTGTGGGCGGCGGGCCGGTGGGACTGTTCGCGGCCTTTTACGCGGGCATGAGAGGGATGAGCGTTCGGATCCTCGACAGCCTCGAAGAGCTTGGCGGGCAACTCGTCGCGCTGTACCCCGAAAAGTACGTCTACGATATGCCGGGGTTTCCGAAGATCTTGGCGAAGGACCTCGCCTCCGAAATGATCGCCCAAGGGAGCGCGTTTTCCCCTGAGATCGTCTTAGGGGTGACTGCGGAAACCCTCCACGAGGAGTCGGAGGGATACGCGATCGAGACGCAGGACGGAAGGCGCTGGCCCACCCGGACGGTGATCGTTTCAGCGGGGGCGGGGGCGTTCAGCCCCACGAAGCTCGGAGTCGACCGCGAGGGGGAGTTTGAAGGACGCGGGCTTTCGTATGGGGTCAGGCGCACCGAGGACTTTCGCGACAAGCGCGTGGCGATCGTGGGGGGCGGCGACAGCGCGTTCGACTGGTGCCTCCACCTCCATCCGGTGGCCCGCTCCGTGACCCTCATCCACCGGCGCGACCAGTTCCGAGCCCACGAAGAGTCGGTCAGGCGCGTTCGGGAAAGCGGAGTCGAGATGAAGCTGTGGCGCACGGTCCAAGCGCTGCGAGGGGAGGAGCGGATTCAAGAGATCGAGATGGAGAACTCTCAAACGGGAGAAAGGGAGATTCTCCCTGTCGACGCCTTGGTGGTGACGATCGGATTCAAGTCCTCGCTGGGGCCGCTCAAGGATTGGGGCCTGGGGATCACGCGGAACCAGATCGAGGTTCATCCCACGACCTTCGAGACGTGCCGAAAGGGCGTGTTCGCGGTCGGCGACGTTTGCGCGTATGAGAACAAGCTCAAGCTGATCGCCACGGGAGTCGGCGAGGCCGTTACCGCCGTTTGCGTCGCCAAGACGTACCTCGATCCCGGAGCGAAGCTGTTTCCCGGCCACAGTTCGGACATGGACTTGGGGCTTTAA
- a CDS encoding chemotaxis protein MotB, whose amino-acid sequence MADTPIIVKKKKQEAHAHHGGSWKVAYADFVTAMMAFFMVMWIMGMDAETRSMVQGYFNDPLGFVKNPPKSQSPFTLPGSPAPKPGQAKRHGPDVMESETFALKQLEAQISESLKGDDRLQELATHVELKITPEGLQIEFIEAAGDVFFETGRDIIRPKAMELIRTVGPILAQSNRTLVIEGHTDAAQYAGLNYTNLELSTDRASALRKALSSSGVALDQFQEVRGFADTKLRVPEDPLHYSNRRVTVLLPFAADADWAKPLPKTQLKAGLEAKFRDPVSLAPNLRDKVTEGRLP is encoded by the coding sequence GTGGCCGATACCCCCATCATCGTCAAGAAGAAGAAGCAGGAGGCCCACGCCCACCACGGCGGCTCGTGGAAGGTCGCCTACGCCGACTTCGTCACCGCGATGATGGCGTTCTTCATGGTGATGTGGATCATGGGAATGGACGCCGAGACGAGGTCGATGGTGCAGGGGTACTTCAACGACCCACTTGGGTTTGTAAAAAACCCGCCCAAGAGCCAGAGCCCGTTCACGCTTCCCGGCTCCCCCGCGCCCAAGCCCGGCCAAGCCAAGCGCCACGGCCCCGACGTGATGGAGTCCGAGACCTTTGCGCTCAAACAACTCGAAGCTCAGATTTCGGAGTCTCTCAAGGGAGACGATAGGCTGCAAGAACTCGCCACGCACGTCGAGTTGAAGATCACCCCGGAGGGCCTTCAAATCGAGTTCATCGAGGCCGCGGGCGACGTGTTCTTCGAAACCGGCAGAGACATCATCCGCCCCAAGGCGATGGAGCTCATTCGAACGGTGGGCCCGATCCTCGCCCAGTCGAACCGGACCCTAGTCATCGAAGGCCACACCGACGCGGCGCAGTACGCAGGCCTCAACTACACGAACCTCGAGCTGAGCACGGACCGGGCGTCGGCCCTGCGCAAGGCGCTCTCAAGCTCCGGCGTCGCCCTCGATCAATTCCAGGAAGTCAGGGGTTTTGCCGACACGAAGCTGCGCGTCCCTGAAGACCCGCTGCACTACTCCAACCGGCGCGTGACGGTCCTTCTGCCCTTTGCGGCCGACGCCGACTGGGCCAAGCCCTTGCCCAAGACGCAACTCAAAGCCGGCCTCGAAGCCAAGTTTCGCGACCCCGTCTCGCTCGCCCCGAACCTCCGCGATAAGGTCACCGAAGGGCGCTTGCCTTAA
- a CDS encoding phosphatase gives MGQAALTFDCAGTLIAVRWEPAKFAVECAEEAGARFPSVTHAQDAYSRLLNSRWSKYQELNLLRDRATCDRFWAELTRDWLEEVGESSGRLNEILEIARSRLYGDRCDQFSLFEDSLGALDWAKRQGFRLAALSNWDYSLHLVIDRLGIREYFDEVVASLEEGVEKPDPRLFQIALDRLGVAAAEATHIGDDRIDDWTGARGAGLRAVLLDRSGGGGDHAISSLRELPEALGCRT, from the coding sequence ATGGGTCAAGCCGCTCTGACTTTTGATTGCGCCGGGACGCTGATCGCGGTTCGCTGGGAGCCCGCGAAGTTCGCGGTCGAGTGCGCCGAAGAGGCGGGCGCGCGCTTCCCGTCGGTCACCCACGCCCAAGACGCCTATTCCCGGCTCCTGAACTCGCGATGGAGCAAGTATCAAGAGCTGAACCTCCTGCGCGACCGCGCGACGTGCGATCGATTCTGGGCCGAACTCACGCGCGATTGGCTCGAAGAGGTCGGCGAGAGTTCGGGGCGCCTGAACGAGATTCTGGAGATTGCCCGGTCGCGGCTGTACGGAGACCGGTGCGACCAGTTCTCTTTGTTCGAAGACTCGCTAGGGGCGCTCGACTGGGCCAAACGCCAAGGCTTCCGGCTGGCGGCCCTCAGCAATTGGGACTATTCGCTCCATCTGGTGATCGATCGACTCGGTATCCGAGAGTACTTCGATGAAGTGGTCGCCTCGTTGGAGGAGGGCGTAGAAAAGCCCGACCCGCGGCTGTTTCAGATTGCATTGGACCGGCTTGGCGTGGCGGCGGCAGAGGCGACCCACATCGGGGACGACCGAATCGATGATTGGACCGGGGCGAGGGGCGCCGGACTCCGCGCGGTTCTCCTCGATCGTTCGGGGGGCGGTGGGGATCACGCGATCTCCAGTCTGCGGGAACTCCCGGAGGCTCTGGGATGCAGGACCTGA
- a CDS encoding flagellar motor stator protein MotA encodes MFTFIGIAIVLVATIVGYVMHDGNIGVLIQINEFVILIGAAVGSLIAANGMEGFKRVIKAVMSLLKPDPYTKTAYIDLLKMMYQLFNVARKEGLLGLEPHIERPEDSDIIKKYPTFLANHHAVAFLADTMKVILTGAVGPHDLSEMMEIDLETAHQEEHRNVTAIQTVGDAMPGFGIVAAVLGVIITMGKIGGEAAAIGQSVAAALVGTFLGILLAYGVFGPMANALDLRFKSEGQYLNCIRYALFSFARGESPITCVEFARRNIDPRVRPGFVEMETSVKEKAA; translated from the coding sequence ATGTTTACGTTTATCGGCATCGCGATCGTGCTCGTGGCCACGATCGTAGGCTACGTGATGCACGACGGCAACATCGGCGTGCTGATCCAGATCAACGAGTTCGTGATCTTGATCGGCGCGGCGGTGGGCTCGCTGATCGCCGCCAACGGCATGGAGGGGTTCAAGCGCGTCATCAAGGCCGTGATGAGCCTCCTCAAACCCGATCCCTACACGAAAACCGCGTACATCGATCTTCTCAAGATGATGTACCAGCTCTTCAACGTCGCCCGGAAGGAGGGACTGCTCGGACTGGAGCCCCACATCGAGCGCCCCGAGGACAGCGACATCATCAAGAAGTACCCCACCTTCCTCGCCAACCACCACGCGGTCGCCTTCCTCGCCGACACCATGAAGGTCATCCTGACCGGCGCTGTCGGACCCCACGACCTCTCCGAGATGATGGAGATCGACCTGGAGACGGCCCACCAAGAGGAGCACAGGAACGTCACCGCGATTCAGACGGTCGGCGACGCCATGCCGGGGTTCGGCATCGTGGCCGCCGTACTCGGCGTCATCATTACGATGGGCAAGATCGGAGGGGAGGCCGCAGCCATCGGCCAATCGGTCGCCGCCGCGCTTGTGGGAACGTTCCTCGGGATTCTGCTCGCGTACGGCGTGTTCGGACCGATGGCCAACGCGCTCGACCTCAGGTTCAAGTCGGAGGGGCAATACCTCAACTGCATTCGCTACGCCCTGTTCAGCTTCGCGAGGGGAGAATCACCCATCACCTGCGTCGAGTTCGCCCGCCGCAATATCGATCCCCGCGTGCGCCCTGGCTTCGTCGAGATGGAGACCTCGGTCAAGGAAAAGGCGGCGTAA
- a CDS encoding thymidine kinase has protein sequence MSLKIRPKPPGQITIVCGSMFAGKSEELIRLARRALYAKKKVQVFKPLIDSRFHETMVVTHMGVRHEAIPVASVADLESKIDPDTQVVCVEEAQFFDFSLIDLAVDLADNGREVICAGLDQDFRRKPFGPMPHLMAVADEVIKLRAICVECGATASHTYRQIEGKPAHTDDPIILVGATERYEARCRRCFKLRGERPRSSKHRGWAQAKRVLPKESG, from the coding sequence GTGTCGCTGAAGATTCGCCCCAAGCCGCCTGGGCAAATCACGATCGTGTGTGGCAGCATGTTCGCCGGAAAGTCCGAAGAACTGATCCGCTTGGCGCGAAGGGCTCTGTATGCGAAGAAGAAGGTGCAGGTGTTCAAGCCGCTGATCGACTCTCGTTTCCATGAAACCATGGTCGTCACGCACATGGGAGTTCGGCACGAGGCGATCCCCGTGGCTTCCGTGGCCGACCTGGAATCAAAGATCGACCCGGACACCCAGGTGGTTTGCGTTGAGGAGGCCCAGTTCTTCGACTTTTCGCTGATCGATCTGGCCGTCGACCTCGCCGACAACGGCCGCGAGGTGATCTGCGCCGGTCTCGACCAAGATTTTCGGCGCAAGCCGTTTGGTCCGATGCCCCACCTAATGGCGGTGGCAGACGAGGTGATCAAACTTCGCGCCATTTGCGTCGAATGCGGCGCGACGGCGAGCCACACCTACCGGCAGATCGAAGGCAAGCCGGCTCATACGGACGATCCCATCATCCTCGTGGGCGCCACCGAGCGATATGAAGCCCGTTGCCGGCGGTGTTTCAAACTGAGAGGCGAGCGCCCGCGGTCCTCCAAGCATCGAGGTTGGGCGCAAGCCAAACGGGTCCTGCCTAAAGAATCCGGCTGA
- a CDS encoding tRNA preQ1(34) S-adenosylmethionine ribosyltransferase-isomerase QueA yields MQDLSLYDYELPEDRIAQTPLEPRDAAKLLWLSRKTGEIRHKRFSDLQDLLEEGDLLVLNDTRVTALRLKGRRETGGGVELLLLRALEGKKYVALCKPAKRLRAGTEIELSETLTATVLDDGGQGLKTLQLRCSNNLEEELSRVGRVPLPPYIHSSLPDAERYQTVFARSPGSSAAPTAALHFTSQLLDRLRCKGVHTAFVSLDIGLDTFRPIQSEQVEDHLMHGELCRLPEETAAAIHGSRGRIVAVGTTAVRTLESFAVGPKQVDSGEKETRLFIRPPYNFQIVDGMITNFHLPRTSMLLMVAAFASRERLMRAYAEALCTDYRFLSFGDAMLAL; encoded by the coding sequence ATGCAGGACCTGAGTTTGTACGACTACGAATTGCCCGAGGATCGAATCGCGCAGACTCCCCTTGAGCCGCGAGACGCAGCCAAACTGCTCTGGCTTTCCCGCAAGACAGGCGAGATTCGGCACAAGAGGTTCTCCGATCTGCAGGACCTGCTCGAAGAAGGCGACCTCCTGGTGTTGAACGACACACGGGTGACGGCCCTCCGGCTGAAAGGTAGGCGAGAGACGGGCGGAGGAGTCGAGCTACTCTTGCTCAGGGCGCTCGAAGGGAAGAAGTATGTCGCTCTGTGCAAGCCCGCCAAGCGATTAAGGGCGGGCACAGAGATCGAACTCAGTGAGACTCTAACCGCCACGGTCCTCGACGATGGGGGACAGGGCCTGAAGACGCTGCAACTCCGATGTTCGAACAACTTGGAGGAGGAGCTGAGCCGAGTCGGACGAGTCCCCCTTCCGCCCTACATACACTCGAGTCTTCCCGACGCCGAGAGATATCAGACGGTCTTCGCAAGGTCGCCGGGAAGCAGCGCCGCCCCCACCGCCGCGCTCCACTTCACCTCCCAACTCCTCGATCGGTTGCGGTGCAAGGGCGTGCATACCGCCTTCGTGAGCCTCGACATCGGCCTTGACACGTTCCGACCGATCCAGTCGGAGCAGGTCGAGGACCACTTGATGCACGGGGAGCTTTGCCGCCTTCCTGAAGAAACGGCCGCTGCGATCCACGGAAGCCGGGGAAGGATCGTTGCCGTTGGCACGACCGCAGTGCGAACTCTCGAATCGTTCGCGGTGGGTCCGAAACAGGTCGATTCTGGGGAGAAAGAGACCCGGCTTTTCATCCGACCGCCCTACAACTTCCAGATCGTCGACGGAATGATCACGAATTTTCACCTGCCCCGAACCTCCATGCTGTTGATGGTCGCGGCGTTCGCGAGCCGGGAGCGGTTGATGCGCGCCTATGCCGAAGCGCTCTGCACGGATTACCGGTTTCTTAGCTTTGGCGATGCGATGCTGGCCCTGTAA
- a CDS encoding DNA mismatch repair endonuclease MutL, which produces MPTAASSPRIRLLDSATIDQIAAGEVVERPASVVKELCENALDAGARRIEVEIHGAGTKRIAVRDDGAGMGPDEVRLAVQRHATSKLSRSADLWSVRTLGFRGEALPSILSVTRFSLSSGAEGGLRYRVEYEGPRLRHEGPEPGPKGTEVVVDDLFFNTPARLKFLRSPATELNACTEVVSRLALAYPDVRFTLTHDGRTVLTTEGSGDLLTTIGSVWGRELAKGLAEIEADVAGVRVRGFVSPPHLTKSTRAFQYVAVNSRPVKTRTLTAAVDQAYRSLAPDRRFPVVLLNLDVDPSRIDVNVSPTKTEIRFQQEGQAFDSVYHAIRDGLMLHGMIPSAATIATVNEALASSRAPEAPAGSYAGRGLGGWSEAEARLFDAAIRSQMPLPSVPSSTSASGDSVSSAELDARAPESPDPFVGLGEGVPGALAGSQLPFGHLLEDLRVIGQAMDTFIIAECRHGLVIVDQHVAHERVLYEYLCGLKGPSSIEKQGLLTPETLELDRRASFALTERIEDIRSVGFEIEPFGGDSFLVRAVPAALRRKNALRVLRDLAEELAESPDATRPTPSREQVWIMSACRMAVKAGDSLSLAEMEKLLLDLATTENPYLCPHGRPITITLSIADLLRKFKRT; this is translated from the coding sequence ATGCCCACGGCAGCTTCCTCGCCCCGAATTCGCCTGCTCGACTCCGCCACGATCGACCAGATCGCCGCGGGCGAAGTCGTCGAGCGTCCGGCTTCGGTGGTGAAGGAGCTTTGCGAGAACGCTTTGGATGCCGGAGCGCGGCGCATCGAAGTCGAGATCCACGGAGCTGGCACGAAGAGAATCGCGGTTCGCGACGACGGGGCCGGAATGGGGCCGGATGAAGTGAGGCTGGCCGTCCAGCGGCACGCGACCTCGAAGCTCTCCCGCTCGGCGGACTTGTGGAGCGTCCGGACTCTGGGGTTCCGGGGCGAGGCCTTGCCTTCGATCCTGTCGGTGACGCGTTTTAGCCTCTCGTCGGGGGCGGAAGGGGGCCTGAGGTATCGGGTCGAGTACGAAGGCCCCAGGCTGAGGCACGAGGGGCCGGAACCTGGGCCGAAGGGAACCGAAGTCGTGGTGGACGACCTCTTCTTCAACACCCCTGCCCGCCTAAAGTTCTTGCGTTCGCCTGCGACCGAACTGAACGCATGCACCGAAGTGGTGTCTCGCCTTGCGCTCGCCTACCCAGATGTGCGGTTCACGCTGACTCATGACGGGCGCACGGTGCTTACGACGGAGGGCTCCGGCGATCTCCTCACGACGATCGGCTCGGTTTGGGGCCGTGAGCTGGCCAAGGGCCTGGCTGAAATCGAAGCGGACGTTGCGGGCGTGCGAGTACGGGGGTTCGTCAGCCCGCCCCACCTCACGAAGAGCACGAGGGCGTTTCAGTACGTCGCTGTGAACTCGCGCCCGGTGAAGACGCGAACGCTGACGGCGGCTGTGGATCAGGCGTACCGCTCGCTCGCGCCCGATCGCAGATTTCCGGTCGTACTGCTCAACCTCGACGTCGACCCCAGCCGAATCGACGTGAACGTCTCGCCGACCAAGACGGAAATCCGCTTTCAGCAAGAGGGCCAAGCCTTCGACTCGGTGTACCACGCGATTCGGGACGGCCTGATGCTCCATGGGATGATTCCAAGCGCGGCCACGATCGCCACGGTGAACGAGGCGCTGGCTTCGTCTCGCGCTCCCGAAGCTCCTGCTGGAAGCTACGCGGGACGGGGCTTAGGGGGATGGTCTGAGGCGGAGGCTCGGCTCTTCGATGCGGCGATTCGGTCTCAAATGCCCCTGCCCAGCGTCCCATCGTCCACGAGCGCTTCGGGAGATTCGGTGTCCTCCGCCGAGCTCGATGCGCGAGCCCCCGAGTCGCCCGACCCGTTTGTGGGCCTTGGGGAGGGGGTTCCGGGGGCGCTGGCGGGTTCCCAACTTCCCTTTGGCCACCTTTTGGAGGACCTGCGTGTGATCGGCCAGGCGATGGACACCTTCATCATCGCCGAGTGCCGGCATGGCCTCGTCATCGTGGACCAGCACGTTGCCCACGAACGGGTCTTGTATGAATACCTTTGCGGTCTGAAGGGGCCGTCTTCGATTGAGAAACAGGGTCTCTTGACGCCAGAGACGCTCGAACTGGATCGCCGGGCGTCGTTCGCCCTCACCGAGCGCATCGAGGATATTCGGTCGGTCGGGTTCGAGATCGAGCCTTTCGGGGGGGATTCGTTCCTCGTGCGGGCGGTTCCGGCGGCCTTGCGAAGGAAGAACGCCCTGAGGGTTCTCCGCGACCTCGCTGAGGAACTCGCCGAGTCCCCCGACGCGACTCGCCCCACGCCCAGCCGGGAGCAAGTGTGGATCATGAGCGCGTGCCGAATGGCGGTGAAAGCGGGCGACAGTTTGAGCCTTGCGGAGATGGAGAAGCTGCTTCTCGACCTGGCGACCACGGAAAATCCCTACCTGTGCCCTCACGGACGGCCGATCACGATCACCCTCAGCATCGCCGACCTGCTCCGCAAGTTCAAAAGGACCTGA